The nucleotide window TTTATATTTAATTAAATAATCTGGGTGTTTTTTTAATCCACTTAAATATTCAATTTTAAAATCAGTGTATTTAAATGAAGAAACAAAAAAATCTTCTCTTAATAAACCAATATCCGGCTTTTCAACAAGTTTTAATGCTAAACCATATCTTATTGCTGGAGAACTAAATAAATATTTTGGTTCTTTGCGAATTTTAACAGAACTTTGTTTATCTGACAATATTGGGATTAGTAAAGAAGATAACACAAAAGCATTCAATATATTTGAAACTGTAGTTTTTGAACAATCTAACGAATTAGAAAAAGTAGATAATGAAATTACATCTGGAGAAGATAATGCCAAAATATTAACAATACCTTTTGCAATGTTAGAAACCTCAATATTAAATCCTGAAATACCTGGAAAATCATCAACAATAATCTTGCTTAATATTGTTTCTGAGGTATATTCTATTGGCCTTTCAAAAGATAATGGAAAACCAAATTTAAGATACTCATTAAATTCTTTAGATAAATCAGGAAATTTAAGAAATATTGTTTGTGCTTTTATATATCCATCTTTGGGTTCAGATAAAAATATTTCTTTAGTAGAAATATTAAAATTTTTATCATATTTTAATCTTAAATATTCTCTAAAAGTCAAGGGAGGAATTTCTTTTATTATAGCTCTTCTTATTATTTCTTTATTTTTAA belongs to Candidatus Micrarchaeia archaeon and includes:
- a CDS encoding AAA family ATPase; the protein is MDEFEFINIMEKKKKEHADFVKDLKKRDVFYDIKKHITQKNLFIFYGLRGIGKSTTLYQILNNSEAMFIDGTTLNYYKLGLVEVINEYIKHNKSNILLIDEITELKDWSKALKVLYDNYNLSIIATGSSAIGISIKNKEIIRRAIIKEIPPLTFREYLRLKYDKNFNISTKEIFLSEPKDGYIKAQTIFLKFPDLSKEFNEYLKFGFPLSFERPIEYTSETILSKIIVDDFPGISGFNIEVSNIAKGIVNILALSSPDVISLSTFSNSLDCSKTTVSNILNAFVLSSLLIPILSDKQSSVKIRKEPKYLFSSPAIRYGLALKLVEKPDIGLLREDFFVSSFKYTDFKIEYLSGLKKHPDYLIKYKEKRIMVEIGGPSKTTKQLKKGILLIDNYKIDYKDEILILPLYFAGFL